The DNA window GAGAAGGATGACAAAAAGAGTTTGAACAAGAAGAGTGAAGGTGACAAAGGTGTAAAGTGTGGGGTTAATGATAGTCACATCAATATTGAACATAGTTTAGTCATTACCAAAAATGAGTTTAAAGACCACTATGATATTCGGAATTCAATGTGGGAGACCATTATagtaaaattgaaatttcaaaGACCAAATTGAATAATcctatcaatttcaagaatcattatgagaatttatttgcagaaattaaaatctTGCCTCGCTATTTAACAAAAACCAGTACACTACTTGTATGAGTATCCGACaggtatatattaaaatataaaatatatattaaaaataaatgatattaaatatttttaatataaattttagatctttacaaaatttcataaaaatacttttatttttaatttttattagagataattaatctaaatattttattatttaaagtaaattaaattatacctTTAAAATGATCcataataaataagataaatatcaattcaaaagttaattttaaattatatgttcttgttatttttctataaattgtttatactttaaaataatttattatattagacaATATTATTCACTgctattttatgatatatatcccttagcttattttatttatagataGAATTTGAAATAATCGattagaatttcaaatttttgttaCTCGTCTTTCTAAATTTCTACCCGCTACCTCTGCTCTTGTTTTAAACTCAAACCTTTGTTCTTATCCAAAATtgcttcttcttatttttcaacCTTGGACAAGCCACGATCTTCttgtcaaaaataatattaatatgcaCTCTGTGTTCATTATTTTACCTAGACCTATGGTTTAACTTTTGACCAATTATTGTAGTATAGTGGTtgtcttctttttcttagaTCTTTTTACCGTAATAAATTAGTGttttaatagtctatacttgATAATTTTGAGTGTCACCAggcttctttctcttctctttttctttcaaattgaTGTTTTTATCTTGACGAATTACCATTTGAATAGTTTATACTTAATAGTTGAATGATTTAGGATTATTATTGACATCTTGAGTGAGGGTTTTTATGAACAAATAAACTCTATTAGACTCAAATGTCATAATAAACTGAGCGACCCACTATAGATAAACAAACGTTATTTCTGCAGTCATCATTAAAATATGATATCCTTTAATTAATTAGGTTATTATTACTGTTAACTAATTATGAGATTAGATAGTTCAATNNNNNNNNNNNNNNNNNNNNNNNNNNNNNNNNNNNNNNNNNNNNNNNNNNNNNNNNNNNNNNNNNNNNNNNNNNNNNNNNNNNNNNNNNNNNNNNNNNNNNNNNNNNNNNNNNNNNNNNNNNNNNNNNNNNNNNNNNNNNNNNNNNNNNNNNNNNNNNNNNNNNNNNNNNNNNNNNNNNNNNNNNNNNNNNNNNNNNNNNNNNNNNNNNNNNNNNNNNNNNNNNNNNNNNNNNNNNNNNNNNNNNNNNNNNNNNNNNNNNNNNNNNNNNNNNNNNNNNNNNNNNNNNNNNNNNNNNNNNNNNNNNNNNNNNNNNNNNTATtcctattaattttttaattatattttttattattatatttattattattatatttttttatcaattttttaaataaaaaaataaaaaaataattttttttaatttattttaatttattattaaataaaatataaaaatattaatttttatatttttattatttatattttatttttaatattttattttattctattctcAAAATTAAGCATAGTCTTAAATATTTTGTAAGGTCCAAAGTTGTTTAACATTATTATCTATTGAATTACATTACACTTGTCAAATAAACACACAAGTAATAAATAACGATGGTACAATTTTAATATCTTTCATATGGATCAGAGTACACAgtttcatattttgttttagggaataatttttttcaactaactttatcaatttttaaattttaaattttttaaatataaattataattttaaatctcaaattattaaaaaaatattttaaaaaattgatgatTAATATTATTGGttacttaaaaattgactcccTAATCCCTATATTTCTATACgctataatattaattaaggacaataaaattatgaaaaaagtataataaattaattttcaaaatagctaaaattaatcaactttttattgaaaaattatcTTGTTTGCCCCATTGTTTCTTGAGGACTTAGGATTAAAATTTGGATTtagaaattaatatttaaaaaaatctgatattgagagaaaaaaattaaattgacacCTTCTTTAAAGTTATTTCCACTTAAAATTCTGTTAAAATCCTGAAATTCTATTCATTCTATTACTGACTTTATTAATTTCATCAAACTTATCGTGATGAAATACTTTCATTTTCTCCTTTCCTTCAACAAGAAGCAGTGTGGTCAGTGACATTGGCTAAATACAATAATGTTGACAATATATCATTTGGTGCACAATGCCAATTGATAGCAGGAGCTGCTTTGTTAGTAGAGTCAATTAGATTTGGTGTcaattaattttcatttttttcgttTTGTTTTCCTTCAAATGTGATTCCGTCAACAATATAATTGATGATTGCGAATCGAAAACTACATTCGTGGTCCACTGGTCCATACTTTCATTAAATGTAGAAAATGATGAGTAGGGTAAcgatacaagaaaataaaatatttcttataTTAAGTTAAAATCtagttagataatttaatatgtttaataaaattattaaaataatatatgtttatatattttttatttttatataaaaattattttaataatcttTACGTgaatagtaatttttttaatatagtgGACAATTGTTCTAATATTAAATCAAtacaatttaataaattaacttaaaatattttttaaaaaatattttactttgtcGGCCAATATTAAATTTCACTTTTACACTATAAAGGAAATTAATAAGCTTTGGTTGCGGCTATCCATTAGTATAGCACGCAATGAGGGACCCGAAAATTGAAGTAGTGGaggtaaaaatatattaaaaaaatttttctttttaaaataattaaatatgttttatatctttttaaatttaattttaatatatgaatttagattttctaaaacaaaaaaaaaattgataaagtgATGATAAGGTGAGAATttaattactattaattttataattttaataaaatatgtgtctctattattttaatttaaaaataattaattttttattttattattttaacattttttaattttagaacgGATCCTAATCCTtgatatattttaagtttaaatatttatatgcatctatttaattatatacaattatgtaaataaaaattatttgttacatttattattattgagttaaaaaattaactaacttAATTGATGAAGACAAACATTGATCTAATGGGTTAAATACCCAATtagcttttaattattttgagtaATGTTGCAAGCAAACTTACAACAATAGCAGCTCAATGAGATAAAGTAATTGAAACAAAGATTGTTAGTGAGTTCTCTAGCTAAGTCCAAGAAGCTTCTACCAAGTTGAAACTTTTCAAAGCCAACGTTCACATAATTTGCTTTAGAGAGATCGTTCTCCTTGTTTATTTcaccaaagaagaaagaaagagaaaggtaaAACTCAAAAAGTAGTGTCTAATCACCCAAATCAAAGCAAGCTAAGCTAAGTCAGTGGATAAAGgtgatttattttcatttgcatgtaatttactttttttactCATTCTCCAAATCTCTGCAACTCTAATTTGGAATAAATGGAGAAAGTGTTCTCTGATAATCACTGCTGTGAATCAAAGGCTAAAATGATTTTTTGGAAACAAAGCACTTGCTCAATGGTTCAGATTTGGGATTACCAttcaaacatttttctttgttgattTGAGGCCTTCGGTCAAGTAAAATGACCAgatttaaaatttctaatttgGGGGTTAATTGAAGAAAGTGAAATGACAAGTTTGGAAAGCACACAGCTCGAAGAGTTGACTCAAAAGAGATCAATACAGGAATTTGAAAAgaggtacaaaagaaaaaaaatctttatttttctgaagGCAAGGAGAGAGAACTAGAACTTGAGTGTGTTTGAAGAGCTTCTCTATGAAGATTTCATCAATTTTGGACAGTGTTTTCTAAGTTAAAGAAGCATTTCACTAAGATGAAGAACTTAATCAAAGTCAGCTGAATTCGGTTCAACTTATAGTAATAGAGGCTGTTAATGCATTAATCTCCTTcatattttacggtttattttttattttcaatgtatatctttctgtaatttcttgagaggtAAAAGGCTGAAAGAGAGAATttagaaaaagccaatgagtGATAAAAGGTTGAgtgaaacacttgagagaaaagtctagagtgatttcagatttttttaggttgtttcATATGTCTTGTGTCTTGTACCTATGAAGGGCCCTTTtctaagttgggttagcacttagagtgaagagttaggtattaggATAACCAAGTCAAGTTAGATAAGAACTTGAGAAAGAAAGAATTGAGTTAATCCTAAGAAATTGGTGTATATAATACTTTAATTATAGTGGAAGTTCCACCATTGTTGTGCTGGAAATTGGATGTAAgttgcattgcacaaggcaactgaaccaggatacatgcctgtgtcatttttcttctctttctttaagttatattttctgatatttatgagacaaaatgaaattgtctcataaaaCTTCTGTTGCACAGTTCAAATAGTTTTTATTTGTAACTTTGATATTAAAGGCTTAATTCATTAAAGTAAAAGAAggccatagattcaacccccttttCTAAGTCTTctacaaccttcaattggtatcaggagccaaggtctcaagaatcaagtttcaccgcttggagcaaaggtccaatggcgaacaacttgggcacaaccacagttgccTACACTTTAACAAAAAGTCAATAAAAAATGAGGCCTCCCttcttcaacgggaagaactaTGCCTACTAGAAAGAAAAGATGtgaatcttcatccaatccattgactacaacatatggaagattTTTGTGAGCGGCTCCAAGATTCCAACAAAGACAATGttgatggagtggtgactccaaaagagaaaactaaatggAATGATGATGACAAAAAGAAAGTGGAGTTGAATGCTAAATCCATTAACCTTCTACACTACGCTATCAACTTTGAGGAGTACCGaaaggtgtctagatgcaagactGACAAAGAAATCAGTGAGaaactccaggttacacatGAAGGCACCAAACAAGTCAAAAAAACAAGAATTTATATGTTGTGAAAAGAGTATGAGATGTTCaacatgaaggatggagaaagtattgatgaaatgtttgagagattctcaatcataataaACAACCTTAATGCTATGAGTTTAACACACACAGAATAAACACTAGTGAGAAAAGCCCTTAGAAGCCTCATCataaaagaatggaaaacaaaggccAATGTCCTAGTCAAAAGTAACAACCTAAGTCCCATAACatatgatgagctgagagggAAATTTCTTACCTATGAAACCACACACACAGACCAAGACTAAAAAAAGGGGAATAGCCCTTAAGTCATAAGTCGAAtcaaaagagagtgagtctagtAACAGTTTTTCAGATGATGAACTTGTATTTTTTCCTAGGAGACTTAGAAGGCTAATGAGAAACAAAGGCAAGTACAAGGGCTCAAGCTCAAAAGAGTACAAGAAGGACATCAGTAAAGTGATTTGCCACAACTGCAAGGAGGCTGGACATCTCAAATACAACTGTCCAAAAACTCAAGAAAGAagacaaagaaaataaagaaaagaaaagagtgcTCATGGCATCTTGGGAGGATCTTAAAAATGATtcaaatgaggaagaagactcTGAATGTGAAGCTCAAATCTGCTTCATGGCTGGTGAGGATCAActtgatgaggtaaattactATGACCTATCCATAGATGACTTACATGTTATCATAGATGATCTCACCCTCAATTCTGAAAAATTGCTAAACAAATACAATAAATGCAAATCTAAAAAAGAAATGTTaaaagctgaaaatgattttttgaaagaaaaggtGAAGCAAACCGAATGTGCTTTggatattattgaagaaaatagattgctaaaatctgaacttgaaaaactaaaaagaaagcaCATTATGGATCTTTTTTAAGAGCTTATTGTTGAAAATGAATGATTAAATGAAATGATTAAAAGATTGAATAATGatttagcaaaatttgctcaaagttctagcaacttggacaaattacttgcaaaCTAAATaccattatttaaaaaatctagTTTAGGATATGTGACAAAAGATAATGCAGTTTTTGATAGTTCTTCTACAAAGTTCATGGCCTCTTTCTCGAAAACAAAGTCTATCATCAACAAATCTGATTTGGGACATGTTCCCACCTATGAAGAGGAATTTGAAAAACCCTATCCTGATGAAATTACATCATCTTCAAGAACCGAACCTATATCAAATAAGTCGGGTCTGGGCTATGTCTCAAATAATGAGGTTGCTTGCAAAATTTCACAATTTCATAAAAGAACCTCTTATTCAAGAAGTCCATATGGTTTCAAAAATTCTGATTTGAATGGTTTtgtaaaaagaaacaaaaataacaaaaatgagTTTGTCAAGAGAAATGGTCATTCCTAAAAAATCAGAAAACCTTAACCTTTTAATAATTTCCagcttcaaaatttaaattgactTCAACAACATGCTTTAGGAAATCATTTCCTTAATTGTAAGAAAGCTGGTCACTCTTACTTACAATACTTCattgaaagaagaaaagtaGGAAACCAAACTTACAATGTTGTTTGTGACTTTAATGCACTTGAGCAACCAAGGTGGATTAACTttaaaggatccaaattaatttggatacctaaggttacTTGGGATTTTATGCTGATTTGCTTAGCAtccaagaagaaaaaaagatatgTGGTACTTGGATAGTGGATGCTCTaggcacatgactggaaggtcaactttcttcatcaaactcaacaagtatgatggaggttttgtgacctttggagatgatgaaaaaggtaaaattattgctgttggaaaagtaggtaaCAATCATTCTACTTTCATTGATAATGTCTTTTTGGTTAATGGTTTGAGACATAATCTTTTGAGCATAAATCAACTGTGTGATTTGGGTTATTTGGTGATATTCAAAAGATTGGAATGCTGTGTTGTGAGTAAAAAGACCAATGATGTATTGTTTGTTGCTAAGCGTTGTGATAATGTGTATGGACTtactcttgatgaactaaaggatcaaCATTTAGCTTGTTTTCATtctaaagaatttgaaaagtggCTATGGCACAAGAGATTGTACCATGCTAGCATGTTTCAAATTAACAAGCTTGTCAAGAAAGTATTAGTAAGAGGTCTTTCTTTGAGAAAATTTGACAAAGgcatcacttgtgatgcttgtcaaatcgaaaaacaaacaaagagtTCATTTAAATCAAAAGACCACTTGAATTGCTAcatattgatttatttggtccaacaagaactcaaagcttAGGTGGTAAATATTATGGTTTGgtaattgtggatgactacactaggtttggttgggttttatttcttacacacaaaaatgaagcttttcggtttttgagatttttagcaagaaaattcaaaataaaaaggatttaaAGATTGCCTCaataagaagtgatcatggaactgaatttgaaaataatttatttgaatccttttgtggGAAATTTGGAATATCACACAATttctcttgtccaagaacaCCGCAACACAACGGTGTTGTTGAAAGAAGAAACAGAAGCATTCAAAAAATGACAAAAGATATGCTTTGTGAAAGCAATGTTCCAAAACTCCTTTGGACTAAAGCTATTAACACGgcttgccacattttgaatagaatAATCATAAGAAAATTCTTGAAGAAAACTCCATATGAACTTTGGAAGGGTCACCCACCAAACTTGAATTACTTACAtatctttggatgcaaatgttttgtcttaaataacaaagaaaatctagaaaaatttgatccaaaggcaTATAAATGTTTATTTGTAGGATATTTCACAACTAGCAAAGTCAATAgagtttatcatcaagatgctagaattatagaggagtccatacatgttatCTTTTGTGACACTAACTTGGTTCAAAGTATCTTGAAAGATTGTGATGCAGGAAATCAAGTTCAGGGCAAAGAAGGAGAATCCAAAAATCAAGAGAAAGAAATTTCTGGGCCATCTGAATCTGATAAAGCTGCTGCAAGAGATTCTGCAGGAGACAATTCTATTTCGTCTCATGAATCTGGCAAAATTTCCGACAATACAACTTTTTTGGATCCTACAGTGACCGAAACTACTCCTAAGTCTACAAGATTCCGTGAGTGGAGATTCTTAAAGAATTATCTACATGAATTTGTCATTAGGGATGTTTCTCAAGGTGTTAAGACACGTTCCTctacaagaaaagtaaatgaagaaaaaaatttggcTTTTCTCTCTCAAATTGAGCCTTAAAACATACATGAAGCTCTTAATGACCCTTCGTGGGTAAAGGTTATGGAGGAAGAGCTTGGTGAATTTGAAAAGAACCAAGTTTGGACACTTGTTTCAAAGCCAATTGGAAAGAAAGTgactggaaccaagtggatattTAGGAACAAATTAGGAGAAGATGGTAGCATTGCTAGAAACAAAGCAAGACTAGTGGTGCAAGGATATGATCAAGAGGAAGGgatagactttgatgaatcctttgccccTGTTGCCCGAATGAAAGCCATAAGACTTCTTCTAGCCTATGCTGCTCATTGTGGTTTCAAATTGTATCAAATagatgtgaaatgtgcatttcTAAATGGCGtaattgatagagaagtgtatgtagTACAACCacctggttttgaaaataagaaattttctAATCATGTCTTCAAACTCTCAAAAGCCCTTTATGGGTTGAGACAAGCTCCTAGGGCTTGGTATGAAAGACttagctctttttttttttgaaaaatggatttCAAAGAGGCACAACTAACACTactctatttattaaaaattataatgattCTTTCATTTTAGTccaaatttatgttgatgacattatttttagattaGCAATAAGACCCTTTATACtaaatttggaaaactcatgacaagtgaatttgacatgagtatgatgggtgaacttaattttttccttgggcTTCAAATTAAGCAAACTAAAAATGGCGTTTTTATCAAGGTTCtgagaaccggaccggtcattGAACCGGTCAAGTGACTGGTTCAGTGGTTCATTGGTCTAACTGGGGTCGAACCGTGGTtaaaccggtttaattaaatatacagtgaaattataaaaaaaattcaatatacaAATCACAACATTGAATAtagcattgaaaaaaaatccaGAATCTAGAATCCAAAAAATTCTATATaacattcaaaataaataaaaaactcaaGCAGATTTTGAGTGAACATCGGATTGCAAAAGAGCATTTTGTACTTTCTGTAACAAATAAACCACACAAGCAACAATCAACATCCATTGAAAACAAGATCATTCATTCATAACAAAGTTCTGTTATAGGGTTTGGACCAACAATGGGCCTGAACACACACTTTATCAATTGACATAGAAAATTATCTACCGTAGTACAAAGTATAGCAATGCTATTGCACACtaaacaaattgaaaatttctgtaaaatgcaaataaaaaatccaaatttctTGTACAGCAttatgttgttgttgatgatcaTTTTGTGACTGTTCCATCTAAATTGAACAGCGcagaattgaaaacaaaatgaaatagaAGAACAGAGCAGAGCAAAATTCTCAAATTCAACATACATCAAATTAATTCTCAAATTCAACATGCAACAAATTTATTTAACAtttcattaatcatataataATTGATATATTGAAGAAGAACAGAAGCCAGGAATAAAAACAGCGCGGCGGTGAGCGATAACCCGCGGCGAGCCGTGACGGTGACGGACTACCCGCGACAGTGACCCTCGATTCACGGTGTCGGTTCTCCTTTGCATGCAGAAGCTCCAGCCTAGAAGAGCTTAGGGTTGGGACTTTGGGAGTGGGAGTGTTCTTGCCTTCTTGGAAGAGTTTAATTGATTAGTGATTAGGGATTTAGGGTTGGCTGCAACGCATTCTTCACTCTTcggcatttttcttttttaaaaaaaaaaaaccaaacaaCGCCGTTTTCATTGACTGGGGAAAAACCGGTACTTGAAGAAATCGGGCCGGTTCGACCGGTTTTCTGACCGGTTTTTGGCAGCACGATTTTATAGGTGGACCGGACCGGTTAGGTGACCGGTTTCTGGTTAACCCGGTTGAACCGACCGGTCtggtccggttttcagaacattggtttttattcatcaaaagaaGTGTGCCAAGGaactagttaagaaatttggtatgaaAAATGTCAAACCCATGGGAACTCTCATACACCCTAACTCAAAGTTAGAAAATGATGAAA is part of the Arachis duranensis cultivar V14167 chromosome 1, aradu.V14167.gnm2.J7QH, whole genome shotgun sequence genome and encodes:
- the LOC110276478 gene encoding uncharacterized protein LOC110276478 — translated: MEDFCERLQDSNKDNVDGVVTPKEKTKWNDDDKKKVELNAKSINLLHYAINFEEYRKVSRCKTDKEIRNQVQGKEGESKNQEKEISGPSESDKAAARDSAGDNSISSHESGKISDNTTFLDPTVTETTPKSTRFREWRFLKNYLHEFVIRDVSQGVKTRSSTRKVMEEELGEFEKNQVWTLVSKPIGKKVTGTKWIFRNKLGEDGSIARNKARLVVQGYDQEEGIDFDESFAPVARMKAIRLLLAYAAHCGFKLYQIDVKCAFLNGVIDREVYVVQPPGFENKKFSNHVFKLSKALYGLRQAPRAWCG